One segment of Clavelina lepadiformis chromosome 2, kaClaLepa1.1, whole genome shotgun sequence DNA contains the following:
- the LOC143445130 gene encoding purine nucleoside phosphorylase LACC1-like produces METFVVIGGETSNFSKKILEETTNILLKTPSKNIKAIAFISHSSISNDILSAFKEVFSCSVVAIANHEKPYIHGLYEVKRMMDKLSILSLHLLSATTSVMYFRNLCTALFPPAYQVSLSSIINAKGCQEFFSPHNINYEIKNYISSIPLCPINKFPVLTSNKITFPFVHGYSGRQGGISTHPDQASLNLCYSNRKRDPKSVIAENKARLAKRCQFDVEKFYIAKAVHGKDVWVYEHAEPLSYDGIVTKSPGIVVAAPGADCNMILFADPVREACGAAHAGWKGILAGILQSMLLAMQNTYGTEVKDLIVSIGPSLGVCCCEFGKEDSKKFTHICSDCVVWKTGHEKPFIDLRLAVKTLLERYGVLPKYLDDGQSTNSSLDICTKCDPLKRFFSYRRDGAQFGNQVGFIGLTVCD; encoded by the coding sequence ATGGAgacttttgttgttattggtGGTGAAACTTCAAACTTTAGCAAGAAAATTCTTGAAGAAACTACCAACATTCTACTAAAAACACCCagcaaaaacataaaagcTATCGCTTTTATTTCTCATTCTAGTATAAGCAATGACATTTTATCTGCTTTTAAAGAAGTATTTTCATGTTCAGTGGTTGCCATTGCAAATCATGAAAAGCCCTACATCCATGGTTTGTATGAGGTTAAGCGTATGATGGACAAGCTTTCAATATTAAGTCTTCATTTGTTGTCGGCTACAACTTCTGTCATGTATTTTCGGAATCTCTGTACAGCCTTGTTTCCCCCTGCCTACCAAGTTTCATTATCCTCTATTATAAATGCTAAAGGCTGTCAGGAATTTTTTTCACCACACAACATCAATTATGAAATTAAAAACTACATCTCCAGCATCCCATTATGCCCCATTAACAAATTTCCTGTGCTTACCtctaataaaataacatttcccTTTGTTCATGGATATTCTGGAAGGCAAGGCGGGATTTCTACTCATCCTGACCAAGCCTCATTGAATCTTTGTTACTCAAACCGGAAAAGAGATCCAAAATCAGTAATCGCTGAAAACAAGGCCCGCTTGGCTAAAAGATGTCAATTTgatgttgaaaaattttacataGCTAAAGCTGTTCATGGTAAGGATGTGTGGGTTTACGAACATGCAGAACCCCTGTCTTATGATGGAATTGTGACCAAGTCACCTGGCATTGTGGTAGCTGCACCTGGTGCTGATTGCAATATGATACTTTTTGCTGACCCTGTTCGTGAAGCGTGTGGTGCTGCTCATGCGGGATGGAAAGGCATTTTAGCTGGAATACTTCAATCAATGCTGTTAGCTATGCAAAATACTTATGGAACTGAGGTGAAAGATTTGATTGTATCCATTGGACCATCATTAGGTGTTTGTTGCTGTGAATTTGGAAAAGAAGATTCCAAAAAGTTTACCCATATTTGCAGCGATTGTGTTGTGTGGAAAACAGGTCATGAAAAGCCATTTATAGATTTAAGATTGGCAGTTAAAACTCTTTTAGAAAGATATGGTGTTTTGCCAAAATATTTAGATGATGGCCAAAGCACTAATTCGTCTTTAGATATTTGCACTAAATGTGATCCATTGAAGAGATTTTTTTCATATCGTCGTGATGGAGCTCAGTTTGGCAATCAAGTTGGTTTTATCGGTTTGACTGTGTGTGATTAG